In a single window of the Streptomyces sp. NBC_00094 genome:
- a CDS encoding WhiB family transcriptional regulator: protein MTELFQELLVEDADEELGWQERALCAQTDPESFFPEKGGSTREAKKVCLACEVRSECLEYALQNDERFGIWGGLSERERRRLKKAAV from the coding sequence ATGACCGAGTTGTTCCAGGAACTGCTGGTCGAGGACGCGGACGAGGAACTCGGCTGGCAGGAGCGCGCGCTGTGCGCCCAGACCGATCCCGAGTCCTTCTTCCCCGAGAAGGGCGGCTCGACCCGCGAGGCCAAGAAGGTCTGCCTCGCCTGCGAGGTCCGCTCCGAGTGCCTCGAATACGCACTGCAGAACGACGAGCGGTTCGGCATCTGGGGCGGTCTCTCCGAGCGCGAGCGACGCCGCCTGAAGAAGGCAGCGGTCTGA